One stretch of Chitinophaga pendula DNA includes these proteins:
- a CDS encoding helicase-related protein, with protein MAYNISQKLHDNLRAIRTALDYQNGRPLTAEDVASLKKYAGFGGIKAVLYPYGSPEDWQANGATKEDLKHHAEMMQLHDLLKENYPETAYKEIIASLRNSVLTAFYTPEVVPQTLYSVLAAQGIQPKRLYEPSAGSGVFISEAVTSFPQLEQITAVEKDRLTGLVLSAINSTLPVKTATHITGFEEAPVKDNGTYDLVVSNIPFGNFSVYDEAFPDKEISGKIHNYFFAKGLDKLAEGGLMAFITTDAFLNSPSNHTAREYLFQRADFLSLAVMPDNLMKDTGNTEAPNHLLIVQKNTGKEKISWEEDWLNEVRERENEFGRFPYNYFISTHDHDVVMGNVRKPGKNQYGRASEVVWQDGDINQIRESLHASLINQFQNRFNTELYQKAQTVLLPVPENEGKKLTYLPMPENTTESTSVQLGLFDTAPAEQINRAMAYINPLDETVVQKASARIISTIRTTDKPSHENVVLLTAKQHKSNRFLYKLYSNVKEVDHLSANWMDARLLGHELTGISNYLKQFDHSFRYEGDQTLEGFFRFEQKVPLPFIGLKPYYQEGTLVVHMGSVGTIGNPDPEYKQAVFQPLGLQGNIHFYENYAALRDAYLELAAKEVSGETISNADRDQLNSKYEHFVVEYGLLNSPDNRRRILEDTAFGVIALSSLERREGERFVKADILTHSIHQVKERFITDDPIEALAHSLNDTGKVDTGFISAAMGLDENEVINRLGNHVYMNPVSNEWETADQYLSGNVVEKLRQAEHLYGQFPDNLHYKRSAEAIAKVQPERIPFELLDFNLGERWIPNSYYERFATSLFELDTTINYFPSLDAFKVNTGMNIKVSREFAVTPKGGRTTYGYTLLEHALENTTPFFTYEVKGPNNTTIRVPDNEAIQLAHQKIEQIRSGFINWLNEIPDDEKKNLENLYNDTFNCYVLREFNGNHLNFPGLDKKALGIEDLYSSQKNAAWRIIQNRGALVDHEVGLGKTLTMIVSAQEMKRLGIVHKPMIVALKANVNQIAETYKKAYPKARILFPGQNDFTPAQRLRLFHEIKNNNWDCIILTHDQFGKIPQSPEIQREIFQTELDNVERDLETVKDLGGDISKKMLKGLEIRKNNLEGKLKSILKDIEEKKDTGINFKEMGIDHLFVDESHKYKNLTFTTRHNRVAGLGNTEGSQKALNMLFAVRELQSRFNSDLCVTFLSGTPISNSLTEMYLLFKYLRPKEMERQHIENFDGWAAVFARKTTDFEFSVTNEIIAKERFRHFIKVPELALFYNEITDYKTAKHINLDKPELSETLVNIKPTPEQSEFIKNLMQFAKTGNGELIGRGRLTPEEDKGRMLIATNYAKKMSADMRLINEWKYSDHPDNKVNVSARKIAEIYKETAEHKGTQIVFSDIGTPKPVEFNIYDAVKEKLIRDFNIPEREITFIHDWTDTKKPELFRKMNRGEIRILFGSTEKAGTGLNVQQRVVAMHHLDIPWKPSELEQRNGRGARQGNLIAKEYYGNKVQNYIYAVEQSLDNYKFNLLKNKQTFISQMKNCELNVRTIDEGAIDEKSGMNFSEYIAILSGDTSLLEKSKLEKKIALMESLKVSHFREIARNKYQLENLQNEQASTVKTLDKLAADEKVYKDGLQLDKDGVKVNPIKLDTISSTDSEVIGKHIIKLYQDWKPAVADEHTAQIGTLYGFSLYIRRQQEAYEENGVFEYRYSNSFYAQRSSDGIKYTYNNGLPNTDNPKLAARHFLNAIDRVESLKEKYEHTLNELKTEIPKLEQLTTKPFLQEPELQQMKNELANLERQIALRIQENQLKQQQVGETEPEEVIDTPVIHLSEKVNGHTVPKEVILASQQVAERSRSRMRL; from the coding sequence ATGGCTTACAATATTTCCCAAAAGCTGCATGATAACCTTCGTGCTATCCGTACAGCGTTGGATTATCAGAACGGTCGTCCGCTTACTGCGGAAGATGTCGCCAGCCTGAAAAAATATGCAGGTTTTGGCGGCATCAAGGCCGTTTTATATCCTTATGGATCACCGGAAGATTGGCAGGCTAATGGTGCTACAAAAGAGGATTTGAAGCATCACGCGGAAATGATGCAATTACACGACCTGCTCAAAGAAAACTACCCGGAAACAGCTTACAAGGAAATCATTGCTTCATTACGCAATAGTGTTCTCACCGCATTTTATACACCGGAAGTAGTACCTCAAACCCTGTATAGCGTCCTCGCAGCACAGGGCATTCAGCCTAAAAGATTGTATGAGCCTTCAGCCGGTTCAGGTGTGTTCATCAGCGAAGCGGTTACATCATTCCCTCAACTGGAACAGATTACCGCAGTGGAAAAGGACAGGCTAACCGGATTAGTGTTGTCTGCCATCAACAGTACACTTCCGGTAAAAACAGCAACGCATATTACGGGCTTTGAAGAAGCACCTGTAAAAGACAATGGCACTTATGACCTGGTGGTGAGCAACATCCCTTTCGGGAATTTTTCAGTATATGATGAAGCCTTTCCCGATAAAGAAATATCGGGTAAAATACACAATTACTTTTTCGCTAAAGGTCTGGACAAACTGGCTGAAGGTGGGTTGATGGCTTTCATTACAACAGATGCTTTCCTGAACAGTCCATCTAATCATACGGCAAGAGAATACCTGTTTCAGAGGGCAGATTTTTTGAGCCTTGCAGTGATGCCTGATAACCTTATGAAAGATACCGGCAATACCGAAGCGCCAAACCATCTGTTGATTGTTCAAAAAAATACAGGAAAGGAAAAGATAAGCTGGGAAGAAGATTGGCTGAATGAAGTAAGGGAAAGGGAAAATGAATTTGGTCGCTTTCCCTATAATTATTTTATCTCCACTCACGATCACGATGTGGTCATGGGCAATGTGCGTAAGCCAGGCAAAAACCAATACGGCAGAGCTTCAGAAGTGGTTTGGCAGGATGGTGACATCAACCAGATCAGGGAAAGCCTTCATGCCAGTCTAATCAATCAATTTCAAAATCGCTTTAACACTGAATTATATCAGAAGGCGCAAACGGTACTATTACCTGTTCCTGAAAATGAGGGTAAAAAGCTCACCTACCTGCCGATGCCGGAAAACACAACGGAAAGCACTTCGGTACAATTGGGATTGTTTGATACAGCCCCGGCAGAGCAGATCAACCGGGCAATGGCATATATCAATCCGCTCGATGAAACGGTTGTGCAAAAAGCATCAGCACGCATCATCAGCACGATACGCACCACCGATAAGCCCAGTCATGAGAATGTTGTATTGCTTACAGCAAAGCAGCACAAAAGCAATCGTTTTCTATATAAGCTGTATTCTAATGTCAAAGAAGTAGACCATCTGTCCGCAAACTGGATGGATGCCCGTTTATTGGGTCATGAGCTGACGGGTATTTCCAATTATCTTAAACAGTTTGACCACAGTTTCAGGTACGAGGGCGACCAAACGCTGGAAGGCTTTTTCCGGTTTGAACAAAAAGTGCCGCTTCCTTTTATCGGGCTAAAGCCTTACTACCAGGAAGGGACGCTGGTGGTACACATGGGTAGTGTCGGCACAATTGGCAATCCCGATCCCGAATACAAGCAAGCCGTATTCCAGCCTCTGGGTCTTCAGGGAAATATTCATTTCTATGAAAACTATGCGGCACTTCGTGATGCTTATCTCGAATTAGCAGCCAAAGAAGTATCAGGTGAAACAATCAGCAATGCAGACAGGGATCAGCTCAACAGCAAGTACGAACATTTTGTTGTTGAGTATGGCCTTTTAAACAGCCCTGATAACCGCAGGCGTATTCTGGAAGATACCGCCTTCGGGGTTATTGCATTGTCCTCGCTCGAACGCAGAGAGGGCGAACGGTTTGTCAAAGCAGATATATTAACTCATTCCATTCATCAGGTTAAGGAGCGGTTCATAACCGATGATCCCATTGAAGCCCTTGCTCATAGCCTCAACGATACAGGAAAGGTAGATACAGGCTTCATTAGTGCAGCAATGGGGTTAGATGAAAACGAAGTCATCAATCGCCTCGGTAATCATGTGTACATGAATCCTGTCAGCAATGAGTGGGAAACAGCAGACCAGTATTTGAGCGGTAATGTAGTTGAAAAGCTGCGGCAGGCAGAACACCTGTACGGTCAGTTCCCGGATAACCTGCACTATAAAAGAAGTGCGGAAGCCATCGCAAAGGTGCAGCCGGAGCGTATTCCGTTTGAATTACTGGATTTTAATTTAGGAGAACGCTGGATACCTAATTCATACTACGAGCGATTTGCTACATCGCTGTTCGAGCTGGACACTACCATCAATTATTTTCCGTCGCTGGATGCCTTCAAGGTAAACACAGGAATGAATATCAAAGTGTCGAGGGAGTTCGCTGTTACACCTAAAGGCGGACGCACCACTTACGGATACACTTTGCTGGAACATGCACTGGAGAATACAACTCCTTTCTTTACATATGAAGTGAAAGGGCCTAACAATACAACCATCAGGGTCCCCGACAATGAAGCCATACAACTGGCTCACCAAAAGATTGAGCAGATAAGGAGTGGTTTCATCAACTGGCTGAATGAAATACCCGATGATGAGAAAAAGAACTTGGAAAACCTGTACAATGATACGTTCAACTGCTATGTATTACGGGAGTTCAACGGCAACCACCTCAATTTTCCCGGCTTAGATAAAAAAGCATTAGGTATTGAGGATTTATACAGCTCACAAAAGAATGCAGCCTGGCGAATCATACAGAACCGGGGAGCATTGGTTGATCATGAAGTAGGATTGGGCAAAACACTTACCATGATCGTCTCCGCACAGGAGATGAAAAGATTAGGTATCGTGCATAAGCCTATGATTGTTGCACTGAAGGCTAACGTCAATCAGATAGCAGAAACCTATAAAAAAGCCTATCCTAAAGCACGCATACTTTTTCCGGGACAAAATGATTTTACACCCGCCCAACGGTTGCGACTTTTCCATGAAATAAAGAACAACAATTGGGATTGCATCATACTTACCCATGACCAATTCGGAAAAATACCACAGTCACCGGAGATACAAAGAGAGATATTTCAAACGGAACTGGACAATGTAGAACGTGACCTGGAAACTGTCAAAGATCTTGGAGGCGACATCTCTAAGAAGATGCTCAAAGGGTTGGAGATACGGAAAAACAACCTTGAGGGAAAACTAAAATCAATCCTGAAAGACATCGAGGAAAAGAAAGACACAGGTATCAATTTCAAAGAAATGGGTATTGATCACCTGTTTGTGGACGAATCGCATAAGTACAAAAATCTCACTTTCACTACCCGTCATAACAGGGTCGCTGGTTTGGGCAATACAGAAGGTAGCCAGAAAGCACTCAATATGCTGTTCGCAGTACGTGAGCTGCAAAGCCGGTTTAACAGTGATCTATGTGTAACCTTCCTTTCCGGTACGCCCATATCCAACAGCCTTACAGAAATGTATTTGTTGTTTAAATACCTGCGTCCGAAAGAAATGGAACGCCAGCACATTGAAAATTTTGATGGTTGGGCTGCTGTATTTGCACGTAAAACAACTGACTTTGAATTTTCAGTCACCAATGAGATCATTGCCAAAGAACGCTTCAGGCATTTTATTAAAGTACCGGAGCTGGCTTTGTTCTATAACGAGATCACCGATTACAAAACAGCAAAACATATAAACCTTGACAAACCGGAGTTGAGTGAAACGCTGGTGAACATAAAGCCAACACCTGAACAAAGTGAGTTCATTAAAAACCTGATGCAATTCGCTAAAACAGGGAATGGTGAATTGATTGGTCGTGGCAGGTTGACGCCAGAGGAAGACAAAGGCAGAATGCTGATCGCAACCAACTACGCTAAGAAAATGTCGGCGGATATGCGGTTGATCAATGAGTGGAAGTATAGTGATCATCCCGATAACAAAGTAAATGTCAGTGCCCGGAAGATTGCCGAGATCTATAAAGAAACTGCTGAGCATAAGGGTACGCAGATAGTCTTCTCAGACATTGGTACACCCAAACCTGTTGAATTTAATATCTACGATGCAGTTAAAGAAAAACTGATCAGGGATTTTAATATTCCCGAACGGGAAATCACTTTTATTCATGACTGGACAGATACAAAAAAGCCCGAACTGTTCCGTAAGATGAACAGAGGTGAGATACGCATTTTATTTGGCAGCACAGAGAAAGCCGGAACCGGCCTGAATGTGCAGCAACGTGTAGTGGCAATGCACCACCTTGATATTCCCTGGAAACCGTCAGAGCTGGAGCAACGCAATGGCCGTGGCGCACGCCAGGGCAATCTTATTGCCAAAGAATATTACGGCAACAAAGTGCAGAACTATATATACGCAGTAGAGCAGTCACTCGATAATTACAAATTCAACCTCCTGAAAAATAAGCAGACGTTCATTTCGCAAATGAAAAATTGTGAGTTGAACGTGCGCACCATTGATGAGGGTGCGATTGATGAAAAGAGCGGGATGAATTTTTCTGAATACATAGCCATTCTTTCCGGTGACACTTCATTATTGGAAAAATCGAAACTGGAAAAGAAGATAGCTCTAATGGAAAGCCTGAAAGTATCTCACTTCCGGGAAATCGCACGCAATAAATACCAATTGGAAAATCTGCAAAACGAACAGGCATCTACCGTTAAAACGCTCGATAAACTTGCAGCAGATGAAAAAGTGTATAAGGACGGCCTTCAACTGGATAAGGACGGTGTAAAAGTTAACCCTATCAAACTGGATACTATCAGTTCAACGGACAGTGAAGTGATTGGCAAACACATCATCAAGCTGTACCAGGACTGGAAGCCTGCTGTTGCAGATGAGCATACAGCGCAGATAGGGACACTCTATGGTTTCAGCCTGTATATCCGCAGGCAGCAGGAAGCCTATGAGGAAAACGGAGTTTTTGAATACCGCTATTCCAATAGCTTTTATGCGCAGCGAAGCAGTGACGGTATTAAATACACCTACAACAACGGGCTTCCGAATACAGATAATCCTAAGCTGGCGGCAAGGCATTTCCTTAACGCGATTGACCGGGTGGAAAGCCTGAAAGAAAAGTATGAGCATACTTTAAACGAACTGAAAACAGAGATACCCAAACTGGAGCAGCTTACTACCAAACCATTTTTACAGGAACCAGAATTACAACAAATGAAAAATGAATTGGCTAATCTGGAAAGGCAGATAGCCCTCAGGATACAGGAAAACCAGTTGAAGCAGCAACAGGTAGGGGAAACAGAACCGGAAGAAGTTATTGATACACCTGTCATTCACCTGTCCGAAAAAGTGAACGGGCATACTGTTCCAAAAGAAGTGATACTCGCTTCACAGCAGGTAGCAGAACGCTCCCGTAGCAGGATGCGATTATGA
- a CDS encoding DUF4133 domain-containing protein: MANSVYQINKGINQSIEFKGLKAQYIWYLGGGVVALLIVFAAMYIIGLPTYLCIGVILTAGTLLVMKIYGMSNKYGEHGLMKALARKQVPKLIKSRSRKIFMGIKDKQS, translated from the coding sequence ATGGCAAATAGTGTTTATCAAATCAACAAAGGAATTAACCAGAGCATCGAGTTTAAAGGCTTGAAGGCGCAATATATCTGGTATTTAGGCGGTGGTGTCGTGGCGCTGCTCATTGTATTTGCCGCAATGTATATCATCGGGCTTCCTACTTACTTGTGCATCGGTGTCATTCTGACCGCAGGAACATTACTGGTTATGAAGATTTACGGCATGAGCAACAAATATGGTGAACATGGTTTGATGAAAGCCCTTGCCCGGAAGCAGGTTCCTAAGCTGATCAAGTCAAGGAGCAGAAAAATCTTTATGGGCATTAAAGACAAACAATCATGA
- a CDS encoding TraG family conjugative transposon ATPase: MEKVLDDILPIMDVEHDCILSKQGDMTVVFKADLPEIFSLSDQEYEAFHQAWIKAVKLLPKYSVFHKQDWFLDSSHKPDFTREDTSFLSRASERFFNERPFLAHSCYIMLTKKPEGRKTASSMFSSLLRKSIVPEETLKPQLLQDFLDSAGQFRRIMEDSGFVKLTRLREKELRSHSRKMGLIEQYCYLSERNDSFLMADISFDEGMRVGDKYCQLYTLGDAADLPALCGSRINYDKYSTDKTKFSVGFASTLGQLLPCNHIYNQYLFIEDAQKTIQKLESKRLRLQSLSAYSRENLIARDATNDFLNEAISQQRLPVKSHFNVLVWTDNKEELKDLKNMVSSALAQMDAVAKQETVGAPQIFWAGIPGNAADFPMNDTFDTFAEQATCFLNLETGYRSSVSPVGIRMGDRLTGKPVHVDISDEPMKMGICTNRNKFILGPSGSGKSFFTNHMVRSYYEQGTHIVLVDVGHSYKGLCDMVNGYYFTYSEDNPIRFNPFYIGEGDSLDTEKKESIKTLLLALWKKDDEEFKRSEYVALSNAIGGYYSYLEKNTKVFPCFNSFYAFLRDEYTQVLEGDRVKEKDFDIDNFLYVLRPYYEGGEFDYLLNATENLNLLQERFIVFELDNIKDHPILFPVVTIIIMEVFINKMRKMKGIRKMILIEEAWKALMKEGFAEYIKYLFKTVRKFFGEAIVVTQEVEDIISSPVVKQAIINNSDCKILLDQSKYQNKFDQIQELLGLTEKEKALVLSVNKSNDPTKKYKEVFISLGGMLSKVYRTEVSLEEYLAYTTEQTEKVKLMEYAAKFDGDIRKGIAAMAEDIRNKS, from the coding sequence ATGGAAAAAGTGTTGGATGATATTTTACCAATAATGGATGTAGAGCATGACTGCATCCTGAGCAAGCAGGGCGACATGACGGTTGTATTTAAAGCCGATCTGCCGGAAATTTTTTCGCTTTCCGATCAGGAATACGAAGCCTTTCATCAGGCATGGATAAAGGCAGTCAAGCTACTGCCCAAATACAGCGTCTTCCACAAGCAGGATTGGTTTTTGGATAGCAGCCATAAGCCGGACTTTACCAGGGAAGATACCAGCTTTCTCAGCCGGGCCAGCGAGCGGTTCTTCAACGAGCGTCCCTTCCTGGCGCATAGCTGTTATATCATGCTCACCAAAAAGCCTGAAGGACGTAAAACAGCCAGCTCCATGTTTTCAAGCCTCCTGCGTAAATCCATAGTGCCGGAAGAAACTTTAAAGCCGCAATTGTTGCAGGACTTTCTGGACAGTGCGGGTCAGTTCAGGCGCATTATGGAAGACAGCGGCTTCGTGAAGCTGACCAGGCTTAGAGAAAAAGAGCTGCGGAGCCATAGCCGTAAGATGGGTTTGATAGAGCAGTATTGCTATCTGTCCGAGCGAAACGATAGTTTTCTGATGGCTGACATCAGTTTTGATGAAGGAATGCGTGTGGGTGACAAGTATTGCCAGCTATATACGCTGGGAGATGCCGCAGATCTTCCTGCACTGTGCGGTAGCCGTATCAATTACGACAAATACAGTACCGATAAAACAAAGTTCAGCGTTGGCTTTGCTTCTACGTTAGGACAACTTCTACCCTGCAATCACATCTACAATCAGTACCTCTTTATTGAAGATGCGCAAAAGACTATTCAAAAGCTGGAGAGCAAAAGATTACGCCTGCAATCCCTTTCGGCATACAGCCGGGAGAATTTGATTGCAAGGGATGCTACCAATGATTTCCTGAACGAAGCAATCAGCCAGCAACGGCTTCCGGTTAAATCGCATTTCAATGTACTGGTATGGACGGATAACAAGGAAGAACTGAAGGACCTGAAGAATATGGTGTCCTCTGCATTGGCGCAGATGGACGCAGTAGCCAAACAGGAAACCGTTGGCGCACCGCAGATATTCTGGGCGGGCATTCCTGGTAACGCGGCAGATTTTCCCATGAACGACACCTTCGACACATTTGCGGAACAGGCTACGTGTTTTCTGAATCTGGAAACCGGGTATCGTTCTTCAGTAAGCCCCGTAGGTATTCGCATGGGTGACAGGCTCACCGGAAAACCTGTTCATGTGGACATCAGCGATGAGCCTATGAAAATGGGCATCTGTACCAACAGGAATAAATTCATACTTGGCCCCAGTGGTTCGGGCAAGAGTTTTTTTACGAACCACATGGTACGCAGCTATTATGAGCAGGGCACGCATATAGTCCTGGTGGACGTAGGGCACAGCTACAAAGGATTGTGCGATATGGTGAATGGCTACTATTTCACCTATAGCGAAGACAATCCTATCCGCTTCAATCCCTTTTATATAGGCGAAGGCGACAGCCTTGATACCGAAAAAAAGGAAAGCATTAAAACCCTGCTCCTTGCATTATGGAAAAAAGATGATGAGGAATTTAAGCGCAGTGAGTATGTAGCCCTGTCCAATGCTATCGGAGGTTATTACAGCTACCTGGAAAAGAATACCAAAGTATTTCCCTGCTTCAACAGCTTCTATGCTTTTCTGCGGGACGAATACACGCAGGTGCTGGAAGGCGACCGGGTGAAAGAAAAGGATTTTGATATAGACAACTTCCTCTACGTGCTTCGCCCTTACTATGAAGGCGGCGAATTTGATTATCTCCTCAACGCTACCGAAAACCTGAATTTATTACAGGAACGGTTTATCGTATTCGAGCTGGACAACATCAAGGATCACCCGATTTTATTTCCCGTGGTAACGATCATCATCATGGAAGTCTTCATCAACAAAATGAGGAAGATGAAGGGCATCCGGAAAATGATATTGATTGAAGAGGCCTGGAAAGCTCTCATGAAAGAAGGCTTTGCCGAATACATAAAATACTTATTTAAGACCGTCAGAAAATTTTTCGGCGAAGCGATAGTGGTAACGCAGGAAGTGGAAGATATTATTTCTTCTCCGGTGGTAAAGCAGGCCATCATCAACAACAGCGATTGCAAGATACTGCTTGACCAAAGTAAATATCAGAACAAGTTCGACCAGATACAGGAATTGTTGGGACTAACAGAAAAGGAAAAGGCATTGGTGCTATCCGTTAACAAATCCAACGACCCTACTAAAAAATACAAAGAAGTATTCATCAGCCTCGGCGGTATGCTTAGCAAAGTGTACCGGACAGAAGTAAGCCTGGAGGAATACCTCGCCTATACTACTGAGCAAACAGAAAAGGTAAAACTGATGGAATATGCTGCAAAATTTGATGGCGACATCCGCAAAGGCATTGCAGCAATGGCAGAAGATATAAGAAATAAAAGCTAA
- a CDS encoding conjugal transfer protein TraI, whose product MLLVVAPTQQSHAVVWVVVKAAVKKVIKAIDLQIQRLQNKTIWLQNAQKTLENTLSKLKLDEISDWTEKQKEQYRKYYEELAKVKSIISYYQRIRDITKKQLRLVDEYKRSWSLIRQDSHFTVEEIFYMEKVYSGILDESLRNIDQINLIIKSFTTKMSDAKRLELINNATDQVDANYSDLVQFNRQNTLLSLQRAKTETEVQAVKKLYGLP is encoded by the coding sequence ATGTTACTGGTGGTAGCACCTACGCAACAAAGCCACGCAGTGGTTTGGGTTGTAGTAAAAGCTGCCGTCAAAAAAGTGATCAAGGCAATTGATTTGCAAATTCAGCGATTGCAGAATAAAACGATCTGGCTGCAAAATGCTCAAAAAACCTTAGAGAACACTTTATCCAAATTAAAACTGGATGAGATTTCAGACTGGACGGAAAAGCAGAAGGAGCAATACCGGAAATACTATGAGGAACTGGCTAAGGTCAAATCCATTATATCCTACTACCAGCGCATCCGGGATATTACAAAGAAACAATTACGCCTTGTAGATGAATACAAACGCTCATGGTCGCTCATCCGGCAGGACAGTCATTTTACAGTAGAGGAAATTTTTTACATGGAAAAAGTGTATTCCGGCATTCTTGACGAAAGCCTGAGGAACATTGACCAGATCAACCTCATTATAAAATCCTTCACCACGAAAATGAGTGATGCCAAAAGGCTGGAACTGATTAACAATGCAACCGACCAGGTAGATGCCAATTATTCGGATCTGGTGCAGTTCAACAGGCAAAATACTTTACTAAGCCTTCAACGTGCTAAAACTGAAACCGAAGTGCAGGCAGTAAAAAAATTATATGGGCTTCCTTAA
- a CDS encoding TerB family tellurite resistance protein has product MKKLIIMISLSFLGILPAFRASAQADEIAQFILNIEKLAQFKQILSDMKKGYEILSGGYNTIKNISEGNFSLHKAFLDGLMEVSPAVRNYRRVADITNYQIILVKEYRKAYERFRQDNNFNADELAYLGRVYDNLFKESLRNLDELLTVITTGKARMSDDERLQAIDRIYADMQDKLTFLRHFNNNTTILAVQRAKERNDAQTIRKIYGLNN; this is encoded by the coding sequence ATGAAAAAGCTGATCATAATGATATCGCTATCCTTCCTGGGCATATTGCCTGCCTTTCGTGCATCTGCGCAGGCAGATGAGATAGCGCAGTTCATACTCAATATTGAGAAGCTGGCGCAATTCAAGCAAATCCTCAGCGACATGAAGAAAGGCTACGAAATTCTTAGCGGAGGATATAACACCATTAAGAATATTTCAGAAGGCAACTTCAGCTTGCATAAGGCTTTTCTTGATGGCTTGATGGAGGTAAGCCCGGCGGTACGCAATTACCGGCGTGTGGCAGACATTACCAATTACCAGATCATCCTGGTTAAAGAATACCGGAAGGCTTATGAACGCTTCCGGCAGGACAACAATTTCAATGCAGATGAGCTGGCTTATTTGGGTCGTGTATATGATAATCTGTTTAAAGAAAGTCTGCGCAACCTCGATGAGCTGCTTACAGTAATCACGACAGGCAAAGCTCGTATGAGCGATGATGAACGCTTGCAGGCCATTGACCGGATATATGCAGACATGCAGGATAAACTGACGTTCCTGCGGCATTTCAATAACAATACTACAATACTGGCAGTGCAAAGGGCGAAGGAGCGCAACGATGCACAGACCATCCGAAAAATCTATGGGTTAAACAATTAA
- the traJ gene encoding conjugative transposon protein TraJ — protein MAKCRKAAWLAAVGLILPFISHAQGIADEMKGLHGVLEQLYDEMMPLCSQLIGVGQGLAGFAAMWYIASRVWGHLSRAEPIDFYPLFRPFVIGFCVLFFPTVVLGVINGVMKPTVTATAAMVEGSDKAIAVLLQKKEEAIKKTDVWQMYVGESGSGDRDKWYKYTHDNEDPSDEGFFESIGNDIKFAMSKASYNFRNSVKEWMSEVLRVLFEAASLCIDTLRTFQLIVLAILGPLVFGIAVFDGFQHTLTVWIARYINIFLWLPVANIFGSIIGKIQEKMLELDISQVQDYGDTFFSRTDMAYLVFMIIGIIGYFTVPSVANYIVHAGGGGALGHKVTSLFGSSSRTVVNTASAGAGMAVDAMGSAANRMSQSMASSGSSNPYFGDSSSGNSGYMNDKLKGNS, from the coding sequence ATGGCAAAGTGTAGAAAGGCCGCCTGGCTGGCGGCAGTGGGCTTGATATTGCCTTTTATAAGCCATGCGCAGGGAATAGCCGATGAAATGAAGGGCTTGCATGGCGTGCTGGAGCAACTGTATGATGAAATGATGCCCTTGTGCAGTCAGTTAATCGGCGTAGGACAAGGATTAGCAGGCTTTGCAGCTATGTGGTATATCGCCTCCCGTGTATGGGGCCACCTGTCAAGAGCAGAGCCTATTGACTTCTATCCGCTCTTTCGTCCTTTCGTGATTGGCTTCTGCGTGTTATTTTTTCCAACAGTCGTTCTTGGGGTGATCAACGGTGTGATGAAACCTACGGTAACTGCAACCGCAGCTATGGTGGAAGGTTCCGATAAGGCTATTGCAGTTCTCTTGCAGAAAAAAGAAGAAGCCATCAAGAAAACCGATGTATGGCAAATGTATGTTGGGGAAAGTGGCAGTGGCGACAGGGATAAATGGTATAAGTACACGCACGATAACGAAGATCCTTCAGACGAAGGCTTCTTCGAGAGCATTGGTAATGACATCAAGTTTGCCATGTCCAAAGCCTCTTACAATTTCCGCAACTCTGTAAAAGAATGGATGAGCGAAGTGCTGAGGGTACTCTTTGAAGCGGCATCCTTGTGTATTGATACGCTACGAACGTTTCAGCTAATCGTGCTGGCCATCTTAGGGCCTCTGGTGTTTGGCATTGCAGTATTCGACGGTTTTCAGCATACGCTCACGGTCTGGATAGCAAGATATATCAACATCTTTTTATGGTTGCCCGTAGCAAACATCTTCGGCAGCATTATCGGCAAAATACAGGAAAAGATGCTGGAGCTGGATATATCGCAGGTACAGGATTATGGCGATACATTCTTCAGCAGAACGGATATGGCCTACCTGGTATTCATGATTATTGGCATCATTGGATACTTTACAGTCCCCTCTGTAGCTAATTATATCGTTCACGCTGGCGGCGGTGGCGCATTAGGTCATAAGGTCACCAGTTTATTCGGCAGCTCTTCCAGAACCGTGGTGAACACTGCATCTGCGGGCGCAGGCATGGCGGTGGATGCTATGGGCAGTGCAGCAAACCGTATGTCTCAAAGCATGGCAAGCAGCGGTTCATCTAATCCCTATTTCGGCGATAGCAGTAGCGGCAACTCCGGTTACATGAACGACAAATTAAAGGGCAATTCATAA